The sequence tcaataataaatgttctcttttttttattatatcttatGTTGTTCAATTCTATATCAATCGaaaaatcattttttatatcatatgttTTAGATATAACATCAAAGGTATTTTGTTGATTTAACATatcattattcttattataatttttatcatactTCATATTTCGTATATCATTTCTTACAACGTGGAAAGATTCATCTGTTTTCAATGTATCAGCGCTTTCAAAATTCggaatattcattttttttaaatctttaTTATCACACATGGAATTACAATGTTCACTATCTTCTTTCTGCTtttcatatgtattattcAATGTAACATTTGATAAATAGCTAAAAGAAGGATTCAATTTGTCTTGGTCCTTTATatcacatttatttttttctttgaatgaaaatattttttttatttttggaaCGAAATTAAATTTGCTCATGGTTGAATTAAAACTTCCCTTGgaataaaatttattcaaaaataaattacttcctttcttttttataatttcattattattttcattcataTGATGTTTGTcacaatttatattattatcattattacatACATTTTGATCGTGACATCCATGAATACATATACCTTTTCCCTTTTCATATTCACTTATGGAATTCTCAGATTTGGTAAGATCTCTATTGAATTCATTTCTATCTATTTCTTCAGTatccttcttttttattaaatttttattataaacatcATTGGAttgttttgaaaaatatatatcctcCTTATATGTATCATCTTTATCTCTACTATTAGATATAGTTTTGTATATCCAACTAATGGCCTTTTTAAATTCTTCGTTAAATTTTATgaattcttttaatttgataaatttattatcttttaagatataaaaataattaaaaattattttcataatatcaTCGTCATATAAATTATCGAATAAACCATCACTTCcacttataataatataattgttttttaAGTCGATAGTTGAATAATCACAATATCTTAaacattttgttattatatcattatatttattcatattaatagtactattaaatgaattattacTCTTCTTGTTcttcatattatcattactaAAATTAGAAGGCATAAATGTAATTTGATAAGGACAATTAAAATAATGTTGTTGGATTTTAgatttatgaataatatcGAATGGACATTCTTCTTCATAATCATGTCTATAACGATAatgattaaaattttttttgttcttacaactattataataataataattattattattattgttactattattataattattgttactattattactattattattattattattgttattgttaccattggtattattatttaattctgTTTTATCCTCTTGTAATTTATTTGATTCCTTATTGTCAAGATCATTCATCCAATCATAAGACAGATTTACCTTATTACTCCAAATTTCATcatacttatttttttttcttttcaaaaTAGAATTTCTAtctatttgaaaaaaattcaaCAAATTCCTATAGCCTATTTCATTATCTAATGTATTTGTCATTCCTGATATGTACTTTTTTTCGTTCTTCTCATTTTCTGATGTATCATTTTCTGTAGTATCTGAAAAATTATGAGATATTATAGTATCAGATCTAATATTCGAACAATCATATAAATTGTCTTCCTTCAAATTAAATGACAAATCACCTATTTTATAATCACACTCAGATAAGCACTTTtgaaatttttcatatatatcctCATTAATCTCATATTCTACATACAAAATGGTTTCCTCACTTTCCTCAACCCTCATATTGACATTTATATCACTATAAAGAACATTCTCACATagtttatttctttttaaatataactcACTTATTGAGGATTTATTAGTATCCGTATATGTCTTGTCACTCCCCACGCTGTTTGTATTGATATTTCGTGAATCCTCTAATAAGATATGAGAGGGGGTAATATTCGATATTGCTATTTTGGATTGGACTGATGATGGTTTTGACAAATCGGATTGGGCCAATTCGGAGTTGGTCAATTCTGATTTGGCTAAATCAGAGTTGGTCAAATGTGTCTTGTCCAAATGTGCCTTGTCCAAATGTGCCTTGTTCATATCTGCCTTGTTCATATCTGCCTTGTCCAAATGTGCCTTGTTCATATCTGCCTTGTCCAAATGTGCCTTGTTCATATCTGCCTTGTCCAAATGTGCCTTGTCCAAATCTGACTTGTTCAATTCCCAGTTTGATGACTTACACTTGGATGATTCACTTTTTGATAGTTCCGATTTTGAGTTGTCATATATTATGTCATCCCAAGAGTTAACATTTTCCTTATCCATTTTTTTATCGGACATATCAAAATTcaatgaagaagaagattgtttataattatcatagtTTTTTTCAACAATACTATTTTGATTTGAATTCAatatttgattatatatattaccagaaaatttttctttttcctcaTCAACTATAGTAGTTACATTGCTTTCTCTTTTTTGTAAGCATAACATTTGTTTGGATGTTTGTActtttatatgaattttttcaaaaaatttgTGTTTGAAATAATGTTCCTTCAAATTGATTATCAACATTTGACAATCACCAATAgtacatatatgtaatttgTCATTTTCAACTGAAGCAAATAAAAGTGTAGATGCACCTAAAAAATTAGATGAACAAGCACTTCTGCATATAATTGGTTTAAGGAATTCAGGATctttatatttcaaattaTAATGTTTAAATATAACATCATTTTGATATTCAAATAATGATTTGTTTATACAtctatataaatgtaaatttaaacatttttttaaaagatcaTTTGAAAAATTACTTACATTAATACCACTATTTTTAATAGATGATACACCATCAGctatagatataatattatcactaCACATGTGTGCATcaccatttttataattactattaatttttttcttttcatggGGAATTGAATGAGCATTATGTAATAAAAGATATTTCtgatttcttatattttcataaaaattatttagaatatttatattttcatttaaaatatattctctATCTTCATTTTCAATAAAAGAACTAAAgaaattgaaatatatagttttataaaattttaaaggataatctatattttcaatattaaaatatatattaaatttattctcataatattcatttaaattCATATATCCCGATTTTCTTCCATTCAATTCATCCATCCATATACCTTCTACACAATTCTTTTTTGCATAATTATCAAAACCGCATAAAAAATCATttccaatatttttattatctatacAATTCACTTCAGATATTTCATTCTCTAAACCTACAAATATTTTGCATGTTTGAAAAACACTTTCTTCTTCGTCCAATCCATTTTCTGAACGATTCACATGTAAACATTTGTGTAAAAGCTTCTCCATCCTTCAAAATTATTTCATTCTACACTTTtattagtaaaaaaaaacaaaaaaaaaaaaacaaaaaaaaaaaaaaataggcaAGGGTAGGGGAGGAGAGAAAgagagagaaaaaaaaaaaattaattaggGTTAATTATAACACAAATGTAGGtaacttttaatatataaatatgtgtgTACATTTATGCTTCTTTCATAAAAtctgaataataaaaatgagaataatgt is a genomic window of Plasmodium falciparum 3D7 genome assembly, chromosome: 7 containing:
- a CDS encoding protein phosphatase PPM12, putative — encoded protein: MEKLLHKCLHVNRSENGLDEEESVFQTCKIFVGLENEISEVNCIDNKNIGNDFLCGFDNYAKKNCVEGIWMDELNGRKSGYMNLNEYYENKFNIYFNIENIDYPLKFYKTIYFNFFSSFIENEDREYILNENINILNNFYENIRNQKYLLLHNAHSIPHEKKKINSNYKNGDAHMCSDNIISIADGVSSIKNSGINVSNFSNDLLKKCLNLHLYRCINKSLFEYQNDVIFKHYNLKYKDPEFLKPIICRSACSSNFLGASTLLFASVENDKLHICTIGDCQMLIINLKEHYFKHKFFEKIHIKVQTSKQMLCLQKRESNVTTIVDEEKEKFSGNIYNQILNSNQNSIVEKNYDNYKQSSSSLNFDMSDKKMDKENVNSWDDIIYDNSKSELSKSESSKCKSSNWELNKSDLDKAHLDKADMNKAHLDKADMNKAHLDKADMNKADMNKAHLDKAHLDKTHLTNSDLAKSELTNSELAQSDLSKPSSVQSKIAISNITPSHILLEDSRNINTNSVGSDKTYTDTNKSSISELYLKRNKLCENVLYSDINVNMRVEESEETILYVEYEINEDIYEKFQKCLSECDYKIGDLSFNLKEDNLYDCSNIRSDTIISHNFSDTTENDTSENEKNEKKYISGMTNTLDNEIGYRNLLNFFQIDRNSILKRKKNKYDEIWSNKVNLSYDWMNDLDNKESNKLQEDKTELNNNTNGNNNNNNNNNSNNSNNNYNNSNNNNNNYYYYNSCKNKKNFNHYRYRHDYEEECPFDIIHKSKIQQHYFNCPYQITFMPSNFSNDNMKNKKSNNSFNSTINMNKYNDIITKCLRYCDYSTIDLKNNYIIISGSDGLFDNLYDDDIMKIIFNYFYILKDNKFIKLKEFIKFNEEFKKAISWIYKTISNSRDKDDTYKEDIYFSKQSNDVYNKNLIKKKDTEEIDRNEFNRDLTKSENSISEYEKGKGICIHGCHDQNVCNNDNNINCDKHHMNENNNEIIKKKGSNLFLNKFYSKGSFNSTMSKFNFVPKIKKIFSFKEKNKCDIKDQDKLNPSFSYLSNVTLNNTYEKQKEDSEHCNSMCDNKDLKKMNIPNFESADTLKTDESFHVVRNDIRNMKYDKNYNKNNDMLNQQNTFDVISKTYDIKNDFSIDIELNNIRYNKKKRTFIIEKKIEAQNVLCNSSNLILFDENMNIYLNTKKACDEIIELSSILSNQQVNYSLLKKRRKKYNNDKENKKNKKKSFTASLFSNIQEKEKYLFDNINYDDIQSNKSNDKIILTPISEFIFDKYKKYFNMGKPDDTTVIVSIVKENKYI